One genomic segment of Natronospira proteinivora includes these proteins:
- the dndD gene encoding DNA sulfur modification protein DndD: MRFQEITLHNVGVYQGRQVIDLSSTSVDKPVLLFGGLNGGGKTTFLEAIQLALYGKLAQTARRGSRAYEDYLLELTNRAVSPEEGAAITLVFEESEGSERHEYTLVRTWRVKGKGFRESVEVYVDGGYSPALSENWEEEVERFLPQRLCNLFFFDGEQIEALAEPSRTTSILRTAISSLLGLELVDQLQADLTAVERKKRRQNASPGSDDEIRRLEEQRAAAMQRLEFLQSDSIAKHADLQAAKQRLSKAEADFEARGGSLFERSQDLEKQKTELELRLRSHEGDLRELASGVLPLALVKDQLVALQGKAESDSEARSASVAVQLLSASDAALLEDLKSKIHDHKVINTLESSLAARREGLHETAGNKASGLALDEPAKDQLNGLLQGERLDKSIGKVEQVKQDLDELSEALTKIEREIARIPDEGALHDIIEARADAKVKLEYAEAQYQESKNAWESCRQGLDTLDEQLAKTYENIELNSQRDELDGRIVDRAVQIREVMTSFKKRVLEKHVARLESLILESYQCLLRKTGLIRGVEIDPDSLTLNLRGIHGEVVQPRHLSAGERQLLATSILWGLAKASGRSLPIVIDTPLGRLDSSHRTNLVENYFPNASHQVILLSTDEEIDGRYLKKLKPHLAACYELSYDDETGGTNVVEGYFEETAA; encoded by the coding sequence ATGAGATTTCAAGAAATAACACTTCACAATGTGGGTGTTTATCAGGGGCGCCAGGTCATAGACCTTTCATCAACTAGCGTGGATAAGCCGGTTTTGCTATTTGGTGGCTTGAACGGTGGTGGTAAAACGACATTTCTCGAGGCTATTCAGCTTGCATTGTATGGGAAATTGGCACAGACAGCCCGACGAGGAAGTCGGGCCTACGAAGATTATCTCCTTGAGCTTACGAATCGTGCAGTTTCACCAGAGGAAGGTGCAGCGATCACGCTCGTATTTGAAGAGTCTGAAGGCTCTGAGCGTCATGAATACACGCTTGTACGTACTTGGCGGGTGAAGGGTAAGGGTTTTCGTGAGTCAGTTGAGGTTTATGTTGATGGCGGTTATTCGCCGGCTTTGAGCGAAAACTGGGAGGAAGAGGTTGAGCGATTTCTCCCTCAGAGGCTTTGCAACCTGTTCTTCTTTGATGGGGAGCAGATCGAGGCATTGGCCGAGCCTAGCCGTACGACAAGTATCCTGAGAACAGCGATAAGCTCACTTCTAGGGCTTGAGTTGGTCGATCAGCTGCAAGCCGATCTGACGGCAGTGGAACGGAAAAAACGACGACAGAATGCATCCCCAGGGTCAGATGACGAGATCCGGAGGCTCGAAGAGCAACGCGCGGCGGCGATGCAACGATTGGAGTTCTTGCAGTCTGATAGCATAGCAAAGCACGCCGATTTGCAGGCGGCAAAGCAGCGTTTATCGAAGGCAGAGGCAGATTTCGAGGCTCGAGGCGGCTCGCTCTTTGAGCGTAGCCAAGATCTGGAGAAGCAAAAAACGGAGCTTGAATTAAGGCTAAGGTCCCACGAGGGAGACCTTCGTGAACTGGCGAGCGGCGTACTACCCCTGGCGTTGGTAAAAGATCAGCTTGTAGCGCTGCAAGGAAAGGCAGAGTCGGATTCTGAAGCGCGAAGTGCGTCCGTAGCCGTTCAGCTTTTGTCCGCAAGTGATGCCGCGCTTCTGGAGGACCTTAAGTCGAAAATTCATGACCATAAGGTTATAAACACCCTAGAGTCGAGTCTGGCGGCTAGGCGAGAGGGCCTGCACGAAACAGCTGGGAATAAGGCTAGTGGTTTGGCATTGGACGAACCTGCTAAAGATCAGTTGAATGGGCTCCTCCAAGGGGAAAGGTTGGACAAGTCGATAGGAAAGGTAGAGCAGGTAAAGCAAGACCTGGATGAGCTATCAGAGGCTTTGACTAAAATTGAGCGTGAAATCGCTCGAATCCCGGATGAGGGCGCCTTGCATGACATTATAGAGGCCCGAGCGGACGCGAAGGTGAAACTTGAGTATGCAGAGGCTCAGTATCAAGAGTCGAAGAATGCCTGGGAGTCCTGTAGACAGGGACTGGATACTCTAGATGAACAGTTGGCGAAGACATATGAAAATATTGAGCTAAATAGCCAACGAGACGAATTGGATGGCCGAATAGTGGATAGGGCCGTTCAAATAAGAGAGGTCATGACAAGCTTCAAAAAGAGAGTTCTTGAGAAGCATGTTGCTCGCTTGGAATCTCTGATCCTCGAGTCATACCAATGCTTGCTACGGAAAACTGGCCTCATTCGGGGCGTCGAGATCGATCCCGACAGTTTGACACTTAATCTCAGAGGCATTCATGGGGAGGTTGTCCAGCCCCGGCATCTGTCAGCAGGGGAACGCCAGCTATTAGCGACATCTATTTTGTGGGGGCTTGCAAAAGCCTCTGGACGTTCACTGCCTATAGTGATTGATACTCCGTTGGGTCGGTTGGATAGCAGTCATCGGACGAACCTGGTAGAGAATTATTTCCCTAATGCCAGTCACCAAGTGATCCTTCTATCTACGGATGAAGAGATCGATGGGCGCTATTTGAAGAAGCTCAAGCCTCATCTAGCCGCTTGTTATGAGCTTTCGTACGACGATGAAACTGGCGGTACAAATGTCGTCGAAGGATATTTCGAGGAGACCGCGGCATGA
- the dndC gene encoding DNA phosphorothioation system sulfurtransferase DndC → MKERAAAGTSIFSAGGFANSIGDHKEAIRELYLSDSTPWVIGYSGGKDSSAVVQLVWLALSELPKAQRKKPVHVITTDTLVENPVVAAWVDNSLRTMEEAAEKQSMPITPHLLKPDVENTFWVNLIGRGYPAPRPKFRWCTERLKIKPSNRFIENVASRHGEVILLLGARRQESITRAQAFKRREKSAVRKQLAGHPDLVNTLVYTPIEDWSNDDVWTFLLQVPNPWSFNNKDLLSMYRGASEDNECPVVVDTSTPSCGNSRFGCWTCTLVDEDKSMGAMIQNDHEKEWMMPLLEIRNELDFRGDEAREKDRERRDFRRMGGHLQYYRDKDGEAQLIPGPYTQDSRMYWLRRVLEAQREIRDDEFAPDYVTELDLISLEELEEIRRIWLTEKHEVEDLVPKIYEEAMGEPYPGTERAIVDLFEGEVLELLREVCENNPMRYETARNLLAVERRYQGMASRRGLFKDLEKVLKAGAFETRQEALEFKEREAKIHRKYRINSEDTTKQIKEHAGAYSEQSAHVAGEAE, encoded by the coding sequence ATGAAAGAGCGAGCAGCAGCGGGAACTAGCATCTTTTCGGCCGGGGGTTTTGCGAACTCTATTGGCGACCATAAAGAAGCCATCCGTGAGCTATATCTCTCCGATAGTACGCCTTGGGTTATTGGGTATAGCGGTGGCAAAGATTCCAGTGCGGTAGTGCAACTTGTTTGGCTCGCTCTTTCCGAGCTCCCAAAGGCGCAGAGAAAGAAGCCGGTTCATGTTATTACCACGGATACCTTAGTAGAGAACCCTGTCGTTGCGGCATGGGTGGATAACTCGCTTCGAACGATGGAAGAAGCGGCAGAGAAGCAATCCATGCCTATTACGCCGCACCTGTTGAAGCCCGATGTTGAGAATACATTCTGGGTAAACCTGATTGGGCGTGGCTATCCAGCGCCGCGTCCCAAGTTCAGGTGGTGCACTGAGCGTCTGAAGATTAAACCTTCTAACCGATTCATCGAGAACGTAGCCAGCCGCCATGGTGAGGTGATTTTGCTCCTTGGAGCCCGACGGCAGGAAAGTATTACGAGGGCGCAGGCATTCAAGCGCAGAGAGAAAAGTGCCGTGAGAAAGCAGCTCGCGGGCCATCCGGATCTTGTCAACACCCTTGTCTATACGCCAATTGAGGATTGGAGTAACGACGATGTTTGGACGTTTCTGCTTCAGGTCCCGAATCCATGGTCATTCAACAACAAAGACTTGCTGTCTATGTACCGGGGTGCGAGTGAAGACAATGAATGCCCGGTAGTGGTGGATACTAGTACGCCGAGTTGCGGCAACAGCCGGTTTGGTTGTTGGACCTGTACTTTGGTCGATGAAGATAAATCCATGGGCGCGATGATCCAGAATGATCATGAGAAGGAATGGATGATGCCGCTCCTGGAGATTCGTAACGAGCTGGATTTCCGCGGCGATGAAGCGAGAGAGAAAGATCGAGAGAGGAGAGATTTCAGGAGGATGGGGGGGCATCTTCAATATTATCGGGATAAGGATGGCGAAGCACAGCTGATTCCGGGGCCTTATACCCAAGACTCTCGTATGTATTGGTTGAGACGGGTTTTGGAGGCTCAGCGTGAGATCCGGGATGACGAGTTCGCGCCGGACTATGTGACCGAGCTGGACCTGATCTCCCTTGAGGAGTTAGAGGAAATCCGCCGGATTTGGTTGACGGAGAAACATGAAGTCGAGGACTTGGTTCCGAAGATCTACGAAGAGGCAATGGGGGAGCCATACCCGGGGACTGAAAGAGCCATCGTCGATCTTTTTGAAGGTGAAGTGCTTGAGCTCTTGCGTGAGGTGTGTGAGAACAATCCCATGCGTTATGAAACAGCGAGGAATCTCTTGGCCGTAGAGCGTCGCTATCAGGGAATGGCTAGCCGACGCGGCCTTTTTAAGGATTTGGAGAAGGTTCTCAAGGCTGGTGCGTTTGAGACACGCCAGGAAGCGCTTGAGTTTAAAGAACGTGAGGCGAAGATTCACCGTAAGTATAGGATCAACAGTGAGGATACGACTAAGCAAATTAAGGAGCATGCCGGCGCTTATTCGGAACAGTCAGCTCACGTAGCGGGGGAGGCGGAATGA
- the dndB gene encoding DNA sulfur modification protein DndB has product MRFGYTFPAIRGVQANREYFTSMCPLRLIPKIFLFDEDEAELSPELRAQRTLNRGRVPDMADYLLRNRDNYVFSALTASIDGDVQFESLGEDGHESLVGLLRVPMDSKFIINDGQHRRAAIEEALRQQPDLGDESIAVVFFLDPGLQRCQQMFADLNRHGIRPSKSLGVLYDHRDDMAKLVRLTVLKSKFLKDLVEMERSNLSPRSRKLFTLSALYHATDELLKNIKLNDQEEAAERAIEFWEAVAAHMPEWKFVKKRQMSSGEVRKDFIHSHGIAIHSLGRVGNALMRRYPKNWKAKLKGLDDIDWSRSNSKVWEGRAMIGGRVSKAQQNLILTSNLIKHYLNLELTPEEERLERAFQGASDERASSSGN; this is encoded by the coding sequence ATGCGGTTCGGATATACGTTTCCAGCGATACGGGGTGTCCAGGCGAATCGGGAATATTTTACCTCAATGTGCCCCCTTCGCCTGATCCCCAAAATATTCCTGTTCGATGAAGACGAGGCGGAGTTGTCCCCGGAGTTGCGGGCGCAGCGGACCCTAAATCGGGGCCGTGTGCCGGACATGGCGGACTATCTGCTGCGGAATCGCGACAACTACGTATTTTCCGCCCTAACGGCCTCAATTGACGGAGATGTCCAGTTCGAGTCGCTGGGCGAGGACGGGCATGAGAGCCTTGTCGGCCTTCTCCGTGTGCCCATGGATTCAAAATTTATTATCAACGATGGACAGCATCGTAGAGCCGCTATCGAAGAAGCGCTCAGGCAACAGCCGGACCTCGGCGACGAGAGTATCGCAGTAGTTTTTTTTCTCGATCCAGGGCTACAGCGTTGCCAACAGATGTTTGCCGACCTTAATCGACATGGTATCCGTCCGAGTAAATCACTTGGCGTGCTCTACGATCATCGCGATGACATGGCGAAGCTTGTCCGTTTAACCGTATTGAAATCCAAGTTCTTGAAAGATCTCGTGGAAATGGAGAGAAGCAACCTTTCTCCAAGATCCCGGAAGCTTTTTACGCTGAGTGCTCTCTATCATGCAACTGACGAGCTCTTGAAGAATATTAAGCTGAATGACCAGGAAGAGGCTGCTGAGCGCGCGATTGAGTTCTGGGAGGCAGTCGCGGCTCATATGCCTGAATGGAAGTTTGTGAAAAAGCGACAGATGTCTTCAGGCGAAGTGCGAAAAGACTTTATCCATTCGCATGGCATCGCGATCCATTCGCTTGGTCGTGTCGGGAATGCGCTTATGCGCCGTTATCCCAAGAATTGGAAAGCAAAATTAAAGGGGCTCGACGATATTGATTGGTCACGCTCGAACTCCAAAGTGTGGGAGGGCCGGGCCATGATCGGTGGTCGTGTCTCAAAGGCTCAGCAAAATCTAATATTGACTAGCAATCTAATTAAACACTATCTGAATCTGGAACTGACACCGGAGGAAGAGCGACTGGAACGGGCATTCCAAGGAGCCAGCGATGAAAGAGCGAGCAGCAGCGGGAACTAG
- a CDS encoding cysteine desulfurase family protein, whose amino-acid sequence MPDNRPIYLDCAATTPLDPRVREVMLEYFDIEYGNAGSRTHMYGQEAAKAVRRAREQIGAVVNASPMEVIFTSGATESNNIVLLGCSPYARSKDRRHIVTTAIEHKAVLEPMAEMERQGFEIDYIYPGESGRIDTKDIVQSIRSDTALVSVMHINNETGVIQPIDEIADELPEDGPIFHVDAAQGFTKDLRRLRHPRIDAISASAHKICGPKGVGALILRARRKASRKLTPLFHGGRQERGLRAGTLPVPLIAAFGYAAELATTNHDQYRSIANCRKNEFRQQLKQHHAIIHGTEPTSPYIINFSIPNLDSEALILAVKHSAALATGSACTSTEWKPSHVISAMYKDGSFQDTACRASWCHMTPPIPSAFFSPI is encoded by the coding sequence GTGCCTGACAATAGGCCAATTTATCTGGATTGCGCAGCCACTACCCCCCTCGACCCCAGAGTCCGAGAGGTGATGCTCGAATATTTCGACATTGAGTATGGCAACGCGGGAAGCCGTACACATATGTACGGCCAAGAGGCGGCGAAGGCGGTAAGACGTGCTAGAGAGCAGATCGGCGCTGTAGTCAACGCTTCACCCATGGAGGTCATCTTCACGTCGGGTGCGACCGAAAGCAACAATATCGTGCTCCTTGGTTGCTCCCCCTATGCAAGAAGCAAGGACCGTCGCCACATCGTAACAACCGCGATAGAGCACAAAGCAGTGCTCGAACCCATGGCAGAAATGGAGCGTCAAGGTTTCGAGATCGACTACATATATCCGGGCGAGTCCGGACGGATAGACACGAAAGATATTGTACAGTCAATCAGGTCGGACACTGCGCTCGTCTCCGTCATGCACATCAATAATGAGACTGGCGTAATTCAGCCAATTGATGAAATCGCCGACGAATTACCTGAAGACGGTCCTATCTTTCATGTCGACGCCGCACAGGGATTCACGAAGGATCTTCGACGCCTAAGGCATCCGCGTATAGACGCTATATCAGCAAGTGCCCATAAGATCTGCGGACCAAAAGGAGTGGGAGCCCTCATACTCAGAGCACGTCGAAAAGCATCCCGAAAACTGACTCCGCTTTTCCATGGGGGACGACAGGAACGCGGCCTAAGGGCAGGCACGTTACCAGTCCCATTGATAGCTGCATTCGGATACGCCGCTGAACTCGCAACAACAAATCACGACCAATACCGATCAATTGCTAATTGCCGAAAAAACGAATTCCGCCAGCAACTAAAACAACATCACGCAATAATCCACGGCACAGAACCTACCAGCCCATATATCATTAACTTTTCGATCCCTAACTTAGATTCTGAAGCTTTAATATTAGCTGTAAAACATTCTGCCGCATTAGCAACGGGAAGTGCGTGTACGTCAACAGAATGGAAACCCAGTCATGTTATCTCTGCGATGTACAAAGATGGCTCGTTTCAGGACACAGCATGTCGTGCATCCTGGTGTCACATGACCCCACCGATTCCTTCCGCTTTTTTTTCACCCATTTAG